One window of the Poecilia reticulata strain Guanapo unplaced genomic scaffold, Guppy_female_1.0+MT scaffold_224, whole genome shotgun sequence genome contains the following:
- the LOC103460310 gene encoding atrial natriuretic peptide-converting enzyme-like: MAQCQSYFDMKTITPRMLCAGYEAGTVDSCMGDSGGPLVCEEEEGEGWTLFGLTSWGSVCFSKVLGPGVYSNVTHFTAWIQQQIYVHSFLPD; encoded by the exons ATGGCGCAGTGCCAGTCCTACTTTGACATGAAGACCATAACTCCCAGGATGCTTTGCGCCGGCTACGAAGCAGGAACCGTGGACTCCTGCATG GGCGACAGCGGCGGCCCGCTGGtgtgtgaggaagaggagggtgagGGCTGGACGCTCTTCGGCCTGACGTCCTGGGGCAGCGTCTGCTTCAGCAAGGTGCTGGGACCCGGCGTCTACAGCAACGTGACCCACTTCACGGCCTGGATCCAGCAGCAGATCTACGTCCACAGCTTCCTGCCCGACTGA